A single window of Streptococcus cristatus ATCC 51100 DNA harbors:
- a CDS encoding acyltransferase family protein — protein sequence MAERNVREPEQPVNYAMLSLFQYMASILVILVHCQRLFENEVLHFTQKSMFGRMAVPFFLISSAFMLKSSLAKKQEMKLYIKRILKQYLLWSGIYVPYALAYFWTLALPKHYAPLALLAGLLYIGLCYQLWYIPAFLLGLLLVHYFYRKWGARKTGIFLLLLYVMGSIETYYAYFSNSWLTQSFDAYSKVFFTTRNGIFYTPIFIYLGYLLYDYRHFSLFRDNYGKKLFLTSLLLLLDGWIVFIHQGIDKNFFLALPLFALFLVNWILRTRIGQNWHLYHLKELSVLYFFLHPIFIESSFYLLQKTDFAKWQQGRIVFLLTLLLTHLSAEVILLARKRLFLKQRLTKGMG from the coding sequence ATGGCAGAAAGAAATGTCAGAGAGCCTGAGCAGCCGGTCAACTACGCCATGCTCAGTTTGTTTCAGTACATGGCTTCAATTTTGGTAATCTTGGTGCATTGCCAGCGGCTTTTCGAGAATGAAGTCCTGCATTTTACTCAGAAAAGTATGTTTGGTCGTATGGCAGTGCCCTTTTTCCTGATTTCATCAGCTTTTATGCTTAAATCCAGCTTGGCTAAAAAGCAGGAAATGAAGCTCTATATTAAGCGTATTTTGAAGCAGTATCTTTTGTGGAGCGGGATTTATGTCCCTTATGCTTTGGCGTATTTTTGGACCTTGGCACTTCCTAAACATTATGCTCCATTAGCCTTATTGGCTGGGCTTTTGTATATCGGTTTATGCTATCAGCTTTGGTATATTCCTGCCTTTCTCTTGGGACTTTTACTTGTTCACTATTTTTATAGAAAATGGGGTGCTAGAAAGACGGGGATATTTTTACTCTTGCTTTATGTAATGGGCTCGATCGAGACATACTACGCTTATTTCTCAAATAGCTGGCTTACCCAATCATTTGATGCCTATTCTAAAGTTTTCTTCACCACTCGAAACGGCATTTTCTATACTCCCATTTTTATTTACTTGGGCTATCTTCTTTATGATTATCGGCATTTCAGTCTTTTCAGGGACAATTATGGGAAAAAGTTATTCTTGACCAGTCTTCTTTTGCTGCTAGATGGGTGGATTGTCTTCATCCATCAGGGGATTGATAAGAACTTCTTTTTGGCTTTGCCTCTCTTTGCTTTATTTCTGGTGAATTGGATTTTGCGTACAAGAATTGGTCAAAACTGGCATCTGTATCACCTCAAAGAATTGAGCGTTTTATATTTCTTTTTGCATCCGATTTTTATAGAATCCTCTTTTTATCTGCTCCAGAAGACCGATTTTGCCAAATGGCAGCAGGGAAGAATTGTCTTTTTGCTAACCTTACTCTTGACTCATCTAAGCGCAGAAGTCATTTTATTAGCTCGAAAGCGCTTGTTCTTAAAGCAAAGGCTTACAAAGGGAATGGGATGA
- a CDS encoding class I SAM-dependent methyltransferase, translated as MTANLQAYKAHLQAPWGKLQYDIIFAFLESLKGQKILDFGSGFGIVADFLAEKNQVTAIEPSSEMIAERKQNFYYEQLHGSLDLLQELPDQSFDVIICHNVLEYVSEPALYLTEFSRLLKKDGKISLVKHHEVGRIMHTVVFENDPEKAQQLLAGQEYETHSMGAAKVYQVQEVISDLPLEVEGYQGVRIFYGLQSNDYKTAPDWAEKMLEMELAVCNQSPYRDIAAFQHVWLSKH; from the coding sequence ATGACAGCTAATCTACAAGCCTACAAGGCTCATCTGCAGGCGCCTTGGGGCAAACTTCAGTATGATATTATTTTTGCCTTTCTAGAGTCGCTGAAGGGCCAGAAAATTCTTGATTTCGGCAGTGGTTTTGGAATTGTGGCTGATTTTCTAGCGGAAAAGAACCAAGTGACCGCCATCGAGCCGAGTTCAGAAATGATTGCCGAGCGCAAGCAGAACTTTTATTATGAGCAATTGCATGGCAGCTTGGACCTTCTGCAAGAATTGCCAGACCAGTCTTTTGATGTCATCATCTGTCATAATGTTTTAGAGTATGTGTCTGAGCCTGCTCTCTATTTGACAGAATTTTCCCGCCTCTTAAAAAAGGACGGCAAAATTTCTCTGGTCAAGCATCACGAGGTTGGGCGAATTATGCATACAGTGGTTTTTGAAAATGACCCAGAGAAGGCTCAGCAGCTTTTGGCGGGGCAGGAATATGAAACCCACAGCATGGGTGCTGCTAAGGTCTATCAGGTTCAGGAAGTGATTTCAGATTTGCCATTAGAAGTTGAGGGTTATCAGGGAGTACGGATTTTTTACGGGCTGCAATCCAATGACTATAAAACGGCTCCTGACTGGGCTGAAAAGATGCTTGAGATGGAGCTGGCTGTCTGCAACCAATCGCCTTATCGAGACATCGCTGCCTTTCAGCATGTTTGGCTGAGCAAGCACTAA
- a CDS encoding SDR family NAD(P)-dependent oxidoreductase, with protein MRTIIITGASGGLAQEMVKLLPDDRLILVGRSKAKLEKLYGERENLDLVELDITDSSALESFAEQIDSQYGHVDVLVNNAGYGIFEGFDKISSSDIEAMFEVNTFALMNLSRIFGARMKQAGQGHIVNIVSMAGLIASSKSSLYSATKFAAIGFSNALRLELLPFGVYVTTVNPGPIKTSFFDQADPNGSYVKAVDKYMLEPDFVAGKIVKSFGKKKREMNLPGILNLAHKLYTLFPRIADKMAASMFNYK; from the coding sequence ATGAGAACCATCATCATCACAGGAGCTAGCGGTGGGCTGGCTCAGGAAATGGTTAAGCTCTTGCCCGACGACCGACTGATTTTGGTTGGTCGGAGCAAGGCTAAGCTGGAAAAACTATATGGAGAAAGGGAGAATCTTGACCTAGTGGAGCTGGATATTACAGACAGCTCAGCTTTGGAGAGCTTTGCTGAGCAGATTGACAGCCAGTACGGTCATGTCGATGTCCTAGTCAATAACGCTGGCTACGGGATTTTTGAAGGATTTGACAAAATCAGCTCCAGCGATATCGAGGCCATGTTTGAGGTCAATACCTTTGCCCTGATGAACCTGTCCCGTATCTTTGGAGCTCGCATGAAACAGGCAGGTCAAGGTCATATCGTCAATATCGTCAGTATGGCCGGCCTCATTGCAAGTAGCAAGTCCAGTCTTTACTCAGCGACCAAGTTTGCGGCTATTGGCTTTTCTAATGCCTTGCGTTTGGAACTCCTGCCTTTTGGAGTCTATGTCACGACGGTGAACCCAGGTCCTATCAAAACTTCCTTTTTCGATCAAGCGGATCCTAACGGATCCTATGTAAAAGCAGTGGACAAATATATGCTTGAGCCAGACTTTGTAGCAGGCAAAATTGTCAAATCTTTTGGCAAAAAGAAGCGGGAAATGAATCTACCTGGAATTCTCAATCTAGCGCACAAGCTTTATACCCTTTTTCCAAGAATTGCAGACAAGATGGCAGCCAGTATGTTTAACTATAAGTGA
- the rnz gene encoding ribonuclease Z codes for MQLQFLGTGAGQPSKARNVSSLVLKLLEEINEVWMFDCGEGTQNRILETSIKPRKISKIFITHLHGDHIFGLPGFLSSRAFQANEEQTDLEIYGPVGIKSFVMTSLRVSGSRLPYRIDFHEFDENSLGKILETDKFTVYADKLDHTIFCVGYRVMQKDLEGTLDADKLREAGVPFGPLFGKVKNGQDIVLEDGTKIIAADYISAPRPGKTITILGDTRKTDSSVRLAVAADVLVHEATYGKGDEKLARNHGHSTNMQAAEVAKEAGAKRLLLNHISARFLAKDISQMRRDASAVFEKVHVVKDLEEVEI; via the coding sequence ATGCAATTACAATTTTTAGGAACCGGAGCCGGTCAGCCGTCCAAGGCTCGCAATGTGTCCAGTCTTGTCCTCAAGCTTTTGGAGGAAATCAATGAAGTCTGGATGTTTGATTGCGGTGAAGGTACCCAGAATCGAATCTTGGAAACTAGCATCAAACCTCGTAAGATTTCAAAGATTTTCATCACGCATCTGCATGGTGACCATATTTTTGGCTTGCCGGGTTTCCTCTCTAGTCGAGCTTTTCAGGCCAATGAAGAGCAGACGGATTTGGAAATTTATGGGCCAGTCGGTATCAAAAGCTTTGTGATGACAAGCCTGCGCGTGTCTGGTTCCCGCCTGCCTTATCGGATTGATTTTCATGAGTTTGATGAAAACAGTCTGGGGAAGATTTTAGAAACGGACAAGTTTACTGTTTATGCGGATAAGCTAGACCACACGATTTTCTGCGTGGGTTATCGGGTGATGCAGAAAGATTTGGAAGGAACGCTGGATGCGGACAAGCTGCGCGAGGCGGGCGTTCCTTTTGGTCCTCTCTTTGGAAAAGTCAAGAATGGTCAGGACATCGTCCTAGAAGATGGTACCAAAATCATCGCAGCCGATTATATCTCAGCTCCTCGCCCGGGTAAGACCATTACCATTTTGGGTGACACCAGAAAGACCGATTCAAGTGTTCGCTTGGCTGTGGCAGCAGATGTGCTGGTTCATGAAGCAACCTATGGCAAGGGAGACGAAAAATTGGCCCGTAACCACGGTCATTCTACCAATATGCAAGCCGCAGAAGTAGCCAAGGAAGCTGGTGCTAAGCGCCTCCTTCTCAATCATATCAGTGCTCGCTTTCTAGCCAAGGACATCAGCCAAATGCGTCGCGATGCCAGTGCTGTCTTTGAAAAGGTCCATGTGGTCAAGGACTTGGAAGAGGTGGAGATATGA
- a CDS encoding cystathionine beta-lyase, with translation MTDYIELALKYGGFTSLDRVYLEQVLAGLTEEQKRSFITPPPSVINAYFAELYQKKSPEAATAYFLEITQALDLWNPEPSFVESKPFVRLNLSGKSYGFCYESEEIGLVFPENPEPVTADLLFEIAQVFPQYLVFEEEGQIRMMPLRPETQVVDSQVLTALTDWQQLADGSQRVLGYNKDEVNQLAQSYAGKKYYHSQNRSAMIYII, from the coding sequence ATGACTGATTATATTGAATTGGCCCTGAAATACGGCGGTTTTACGAGCCTAGACAGGGTCTACTTAGAGCAAGTATTGGCTGGCCTGACGGAAGAGCAGAAGAGAAGTTTTATCACACCGCCGCCCAGCGTTATCAATGCTTACTTTGCTGAGCTTTATCAAAAGAAAAGTCCGGAAGCCGCAACAGCCTATTTTCTAGAAATTACGCAAGCGCTGGACTTGTGGAATCCTGAGCCTAGCTTTGTAGAAAGCAAGCCTTTTGTCCGCCTCAATCTTTCTGGCAAGTCCTATGGATTTTGCTATGAGAGCGAGGAAATCGGCTTGGTCTTCCCTGAAAACCCAGAGCCAGTAACAGCTGACCTGCTCTTTGAAATTGCTCAAGTCTTTCCCCAGTACTTGGTTTTTGAAGAAGAAGGTCAGATAAGAATGATGCCTCTCAGACCTGAGACTCAAGTCGTGGATAGTCAGGTGCTGACTGCTTTGACTGATTGGCAGCAGCTGGCGGATGGCAGTCAGAGAGTTCTGGGCTACAATAAAGATGAAGTCAATCAGTTAGCCCAGTCCTATGCTGGCAAAAAATACTATCACTCGCAGAATCGCTCTGCCATGATTTATATCATTTAG
- the hflX gene encoding GTPase HflX, protein MIETEKKVERVFLVGVELPDTENFDLSMEELQSLAKTAGAEVVGSYSQKREKYDSKTFVGSGKLEEIRQMVDAEEISTVIVNNRLTPRQNVNIEESLGVKVIDRMQLILDIFAMRARSHEGKLQVHLAQLKYLLPRLVGQGIMLSRQAGGIGSRGPGESQLELNRRSVRNQIHDIERQLKAVEKNRATVREKRLESSIFKIGLIGYTNAGKSTIMNCLTSKSQYEADELFATLDATTKNINLSGQLNVTLTDTVGFIQDLPTELVSSFKSTLEESKNVDLLVHVIDASDPHHEEHEKTVLDIMKELDMLDIPRLTLYNKADKAENFTPTVTPYSLISAKADNSRALLQQVLLERMKELFVPFTIKVAPAKAYKIHDLEKVAIMGNREYIDDVETISGWIAEKNKWRLEEFYD, encoded by the coding sequence ATGATAGAAACAGAGAAAAAAGTAGAGCGTGTCTTTTTGGTCGGTGTGGAATTGCCAGACACGGAAAATTTTGACCTATCCATGGAGGAGCTGCAAAGTCTAGCTAAGACTGCTGGAGCTGAGGTAGTCGGCTCCTATAGCCAGAAGCGAGAAAAGTATGATAGCAAGACCTTTGTCGGTTCTGGTAAGTTAGAAGAGATCCGACAGATGGTTGATGCCGAAGAGATTTCGACCGTCATTGTCAATAACCGTCTGACACCTCGGCAAAATGTTAATATAGAAGAAAGCTTGGGGGTCAAGGTCATTGACCGTATGCAGCTGATTTTGGATATTTTTGCCATGAGGGCTAGGAGTCATGAGGGCAAGCTGCAAGTGCATCTAGCCCAGCTCAAGTACCTACTCCCTCGCTTGGTTGGACAGGGCATTATGCTCAGTCGTCAGGCAGGTGGCATTGGCTCTCGCGGTCCTGGTGAAAGTCAGCTGGAGCTCAATCGACGCAGTGTCCGCAATCAGATTCATGATATTGAACGCCAGCTAAAGGCTGTGGAGAAAAATCGGGCTACCGTTCGTGAAAAGCGGCTAGAGTCCAGCATTTTCAAAATCGGTCTCATCGGTTATACCAATGCTGGCAAGTCTACGATCATGAACTGCTTGACCAGTAAGAGCCAGTATGAGGCGGACGAACTCTTTGCGACGCTGGATGCCACGACTAAGAACATCAACCTCAGTGGCCAGCTCAATGTCACTCTGACAGACACAGTTGGCTTCATTCAGGATTTACCGACGGAGCTGGTATCCAGCTTTAAATCCACGCTGGAAGAGAGCAAAAATGTCGATTTGCTGGTTCATGTCATTGACGCCAGCGACCCTCATCATGAGGAGCACGAAAAGACTGTCCTCGACATCATGAAAGAGCTGGACATGCTGGATATTCCCCGTCTGACTCTCTATAACAAAGCGGATAAGGCGGAGAATTTCACCCCGACCGTGACTCCTTATTCTTTGATTTCGGCTAAGGCGGACAATAGCAGAGCTCTTTTGCAGCAAGTCCTGCTGGAGCGGATGAAAGAGCTCTTTGTGCCTTTTACCATCAAAGTAGCGCCGGCTAAAGCCTACAAGATTCATGATTTAGAGAAAGTCGCAATTATGGGGAATCGAGAATACATAGATGATGTCGAAACGATTTCGGGCTGGATTGCCGAAAAAAATAAATGGAGACTGGAAGAATTTTATGACTGA
- the miaA gene encoding tRNA (adenosine(37)-N6)-dimethylallyltransferase MiaA, producing the protein MKTKIIVIVGPTAVGKTALSIEVAKRFNGQIISGDSQQVYRGLDIGTAKIRPEEREGIPHHLLDVREVGESYSAYDFVTEAAQAIREIEAQGQLPIICGGTGLYIQSLLEGYHLGGSASHEEILAYRAQLDTWSDEALFGKIAELGIEIPQLNRRRAMRALEIAHLGGSLENSQPDYEALLICLDDEREKLYERINLRVDMMVEDGLLEEARWLYEQAPTSQASKGIGYKELFPYFEGQISLEEAVDKLKQNTRRFAKRQLTWFRNRMSVTFYQVEYPDYKKQVMKDIKNFLDK; encoded by the coding sequence ATGAAAACCAAAATAATTGTGATAGTGGGGCCGACGGCGGTCGGAAAAACGGCTCTGAGTATCGAGGTAGCCAAGCGCTTCAATGGCCAAATTATCAGCGGTGATAGCCAGCAGGTTTATCGTGGCTTGGATATTGGAACGGCTAAGATTCGTCCTGAGGAGCGGGAGGGCATTCCCCACCATCTGCTGGATGTGCGGGAGGTCGGCGAGAGTTATTCGGCCTATGATTTTGTGACTGAGGCGGCTCAGGCTATTCGTGAGATTGAGGCTCAAGGACAGCTTCCCATCATTTGCGGTGGCACAGGGCTCTATATCCAGAGCTTGCTCGAGGGATATCATCTGGGCGGCTCTGCCTCTCATGAGGAGATTCTAGCCTATCGGGCGCAGCTGGATACTTGGTCAGATGAGGCTTTGTTTGGGAAAATAGCAGAGCTGGGTATCGAGATTCCCCAGCTGAATCGACGCAGGGCTATGAGAGCGCTGGAGATTGCCCATCTGGGCGGTTCGCTAGAAAATAGCCAGCCAGACTATGAGGCCCTGCTGATTTGCCTAGATGATGAACGAGAAAAACTTTATGAGCGAATCAATCTACGAGTGGATATGATGGTGGAAGACGGACTTTTAGAAGAAGCTCGCTGGCTGTATGAGCAGGCTCCAACCAGTCAAGCTAGCAAGGGCATCGGCTACAAGGAACTTTTCCCCTACTTTGAAGGTCAGATAAGCCTTGAGGAAGCGGTGGACAAGCTCAAGCAGAACACCCGCCGTTTCGCCAAACGGCAACTGACTTGGTTTCGCAATCGGATGTCTGTGACCTTTTATCAGGTGGAATATCCAGATTATAAAAAACAGGTCATGAAAGACATCAAGAATTTTTTGGACAAATAG
- a CDS encoding DUF3042 family protein, whose translation MAKGFGKGVLTGVAGTVAALAGAVYAFKKKVIEPEEQKAAFIEENRKKAARKRVAH comes from the coding sequence ATGGCTAAAGGATTTGGAAAAGGCGTTCTTACAGGTGTAGCAGGTACTGTCGCTGCTCTTGCTGGTGCAGTCTATGCCTTTAAGAAAAAAGTCATCGAACCCGAGGAACAAAAAGCGGCTTTCATCGAAGAAAACCGTAAAAAAGCAGCTCGCAAACGTGTAGCACACTAA
- a CDS encoding ABC transporter permease subunit, giving the protein MIALVPFELKKLLKKKSVLGAVLAIMLVLAGLFYANFFNDGQISGSSADRIHGRQAVVIKQKIAEEHTGYLSDELMDKIVNNYAANMPYFKQNDLYDMFSWYTIDRLVPNSQEILTDTYKSDDVLHYDRISLKSQEELQSYFPLKTLKLGNFAPWHKLFNTLNAAFSLMVVFVIYICCSVFSGDRARKMDSLLLTTKYGRNQLTIAKIVSVFGIATLTFVLVNSLVLLVFGTYFGWSGWDTSVQMNLEWISTIYNILQFPVHMNLLELLIRLILFQFVGLLFILGVMVLISSLTKSPLATFASSVGMFLAPDFLMNIFRDGLMNKILTIFSISTDGTEGILLKLSNSKGFFFNDFTANGVSVIMIRLSLMLLCCLMTYRIIRKRGL; this is encoded by the coding sequence ATGATAGCATTAGTTCCTTTTGAATTGAAAAAATTATTAAAAAAGAAATCAGTTTTAGGTGCAGTCCTGGCTATTATGCTGGTTTTAGCTGGATTGTTTTATGCAAATTTTTTTAATGATGGACAGATTAGCGGATCTTCAGCTGATCGAATACATGGAAGACAAGCAGTTGTGATCAAACAAAAGATTGCTGAAGAGCATACTGGTTATTTATCTGATGAGTTAATGGATAAAATCGTTAATAACTATGCAGCGAATATGCCCTATTTCAAACAGAATGATTTGTATGATATGTTTTCCTGGTATACTATTGATCGTCTCGTCCCCAATTCTCAAGAAATTTTAACAGATACCTATAAATCTGACGATGTCTTACATTATGACCGGATTAGCCTCAAGTCGCAAGAAGAGCTGCAGTCCTATTTCCCTTTAAAAACTTTAAAGCTGGGAAATTTTGCACCTTGGCATAAGTTATTTAATACCTTAAATGCAGCTTTTAGTTTAATGGTGGTATTTGTGATCTATATTTGCTGCTCTGTTTTCTCAGGTGATCGAGCAAGAAAGATGGATTCATTACTTTTGACAACTAAATATGGTCGCAATCAGTTAACGATTGCAAAAATCGTATCTGTTTTTGGAATTGCTACTTTAACATTTGTCCTTGTTAATAGCCTTGTTTTGCTGGTGTTTGGAACCTACTTTGGTTGGAGTGGTTGGGATACCAGTGTCCAGATGAATTTGGAATGGATTTCGACCATTTATAATATTTTGCAATTCCCTGTCCATATGAATCTCTTAGAATTGTTGATTCGCCTTATTCTATTCCAGTTTGTTGGTTTACTCTTTATTCTTGGGGTGATGGTTCTCATATCTAGTTTGACAAAGTCGCCGCTAGCAACATTTGCAAGTTCTGTAGGGATGTTCTTGGCTCCAGACTTTTTGATGAATATCTTCAGAGATGGTCTGATGAATAAGATACTAACTATTTTTTCAATTTCAACCGATGGAACGGAAGGAATCTTATTGAAACTTTCCAATAGCAAAGGATTTTTCTTCAATGATTTTACCGCAAATGGTGTCAGCGTGATCATGATCCGGCTCTCTCTCATGCTCCTCTGCTGTCTGATGACTTATCGGATCATCCGAAAAAGAGGACTTTAA